A window of Scylla paramamosain isolate STU-SP2022 chromosome 36, ASM3559412v1, whole genome shotgun sequence genomic DNA:
ATATTGTGACAGTGCACATGAACCAAAGTTGGACTGGCTGTGAGGTACCTTATGGTACCTCACAGTTCAGCAGACAGGATGATGAGGTGGAGGAACTTACAGTGACagcatcttcctcttttcagaTATACGTCAGaattttgaaaagaaaagacagaaacaaTTGACTTTTGCTGAGATAAAGATCTTCAGAGACATTGCTGTTGATTATGCTGCAAGACGGTTGGAGATCTTGGAGAATCAGGACACAGCAGGTCACTTAGCAGCACGGGGAGTCAGGACAACAGAAGTACCAGTGAAAGCACttcaacaaaaaagaaaactggaaaactccgatgaaagtaaaatgaataaacaactTAACAATGGCTGTACATCAAAATGTAAGAATAATGTGACAGTGCAAGAAAATGAGTCactgaagagaggaaatgaggaaaaggaagttgaTTCACcattaagaaaatataaatttgGACAATATAAAAATGTAGTAAAGCACTCAACTATCAAAGATCAGGAAATAGACATGGAAAAAACTCAGATTTCCAAATATTTAAAGAATTCCACAACtccagacaaagagaaagaaggcagCTTTAAATCTAGAAATGCATTGGCACTATTAGATGCACGTGTAACTGTTATATCACCCAAGAGGCtcaaaaagaagaaactgaGGAAAGCAGTCACTAAACAGGTGGAGCAACAGTCACTCATTGGACAGTGGATCACTCCAACAAACAagatgaaggtgaagaaggaaaacaaagaattccAGCATTCATCCCAACCCGATCTTTATTCTGACAGTGATAACAGTGATATTGAATGTGTTGGTGAAGAAGAATCAGGTCTGGCCTCCACCCTCAAAGGCCGAAATTCCAGGAAAGGCTCTAGTAGCTTCTCCCTCCACAAATCCTCCTTGTCTGCCTCAGGAGCATTCAGGGACACACCGAAGGGGAACCGTCTGGGGTCAGCACCCACCAACAAGTTTAATGTGATGGCGAGAGGACTGAGGGAGTCAACTTTATTACATCAAAAGCAGTCGCTTGTAGACTGTCCCATGTGTTCCAGTAAGTAGGAGTATCTTTTTTGTATTCTAATATACTTTAGAGAAAGTTAATGGAGGTAATGTTGCagttatttttaattaattaactaatttaGTTAGGaaccttattttcttgtgcatTGAGACAGATTTTgttttacatattttatttatttatttgtattttcatgaGCTGTTATTTATTGCAGAATCATTCCCTGCAAGAGAAATAGAGGATCATGCAGCATCATGTGGTGTGACTGTGTCATCAGAcactgatagtggtgatgatgacattTTATCTAGCAGCACAACACAGGTATTTATTTActgaagatttttatttatttattttacttatttatttttttcttcattaatgtaGATACTTCATTGTTTCCATCAGGTAAGAGTTTTTTCGTGACCCAAAATCAAGGAATGGTCTCAGTTTGATCATCAATGTTTGGCTTTCTTGAACAATTTTTCTAAGAAATTTTACAAacaaataagtagtagtagtagtagtttgggcCTGAATAGAAATAAATGTTGTTAGGCCATCTCTTGGGAAAGGTTCTTTTTACTATATCACATATGCCTAAATGCTCTTTTGCATACTCCTTTCCAGTATTACCAAAGGttgaataggaagagaaggaatctGCAGTATCCTATGAAAGGAGAGGTTCAGAGACAATCACTTCATCACAAGGAACTAACTTGCATATTTCTTAAAGCATAATTCAAAAGAGACAGTAACGTGGCAATATTAAGACATACTAACAGGCTCAAGCTGAGAAACAGATGAGCTTACTGAATTTTTTTATGGAGGCAGAAAGTAATCAATCATTACTTTGTCTCATCCACAGGCATGTACGAGTGGATTG
This region includes:
- the LOC135090911 gene encoding uncharacterized protein LOC135090911 isoform X2, translating into MPLIQVKHVISFTSQDPKHTVKDLVEGRGPWLNLKGDKSSNLQADLQLEKATKISYIDIGNAGSVMIGVEVGRSAWPISRPYVTLIPTVTFMTRAEVTSGQNRSSVRMFKPENMDEVTRNEEWDRVRILCLQPFTSPSQFGISMLKMYSESEVTLKPQVDLSPGVTLNKKSELLAKLRLSNPEKSGLSDRIKLIEASQLPDGRTEITKNHHPNSPLSRGAQLLTRAAKIPTHQESLIKKSDLECESLRYLMSLNLSVSDIDHLSIKDIRQNFEKKRQKQLTFAEIKIFRDIAVDYAARRLEILENQDTAGHLAARGVRTTEVPVKALQQKRKLENSDESKMNKQLNNGCTSKCKNNVTVQENESLKRGNEEKEVDSPLRKYKFGQYKNVVKHSTIKDQEIDMEKTQISKYLKNSTTPDKEKEGSFKSRNALALLDARVTVISPKRLKKKKLRKAVTKQVEQQSLIGQWITPTNKMKVKKENKEFQHSSQPDLYSDSDNSDIECVGEEESGLASTLKGRNSRKGSSSFSLHKSSLSASGAFRDTPKGNRLGSAPTNKFNVMARGLRESTLLHQKQSLVDCPMCSKSFPAREIEDHAASCGVTVSSDTDSGDDDILSSSTTQACTSGLVEECPVCGVQMAVATLVAHATQCASSMFD
- the LOC135090911 gene encoding uncharacterized protein LOC135090911 isoform X1 translates to MPLIQVKHVISFTSQDPKHTVKDLVEGRGPWLNLKGDKSSNLQADLQLEKATKISYIDIVMEWCAGNAGSVMIGVEVGRSAWPISRPYVTLIPTVTFMTRAEVTSGQNRSSVRMFKPENMDEVTRNEEWDRVRILCLQPFTSPSQFGISMLKMYSESEVTLKPQVDLSPGVTLNKKSELLAKLRLSNPEKSGLSDRIKLIEASQLPDGRTEITKNHHPNSPLSRGAQLLTRAAKIPTHQESLIKKSDLECESLRYLMSLNLSVSDIDHLSIKDIRQNFEKKRQKQLTFAEIKIFRDIAVDYAARRLEILENQDTAGHLAARGVRTTEVPVKALQQKRKLENSDESKMNKQLNNGCTSKCKNNVTVQENESLKRGNEEKEVDSPLRKYKFGQYKNVVKHSTIKDQEIDMEKTQISKYLKNSTTPDKEKEGSFKSRNALALLDARVTVISPKRLKKKKLRKAVTKQVEQQSLIGQWITPTNKMKVKKENKEFQHSSQPDLYSDSDNSDIECVGEEESGLASTLKGRNSRKGSSSFSLHKSSLSASGAFRDTPKGNRLGSAPTNKFNVMARGLRESTLLHQKQSLVDCPMCSKSFPAREIEDHAASCGVTVSSDTDSGDDDILSSSTTQACTSGLVEECPVCGVQMAVATLVAHATQCASSMFD
- the LOC135090911 gene encoding uncharacterized protein LOC135090911 isoform X3, whose amino-acid sequence is MPLIQVKHVISFTSQDPKHTVKDLVEGRGPWLNLKGDKSSNLQADLQLEKATKISYIDIVMEWCAGNAGSVMIGVEVGRSAWPISRPYVTLIPTVTFMTRAEVTSGQNRSSVRMFKPENMDEVTRNEEWDRVRILCLQPFTSPSQFGISMLKMYSESEVTLKPQVDLSPGVTLNKKSELLAKLRLSNPEKSGLSDSPLSRGAQLLTRAAKIPTHQESLIKKSDLECESLRYLMSLNLSVSDIDHLSIKDIRQNFEKKRQKQLTFAEIKIFRDIAVDYAARRLEILENQDTAGHLAARGVRTTEVPVKALQQKRKLENSDESKMNKQLNNGCTSKCKNNVTVQENESLKRGNEEKEVDSPLRKYKFGQYKNVVKHSTIKDQEIDMEKTQISKYLKNSTTPDKEKEGSFKSRNALALLDARVTVISPKRLKKKKLRKAVTKQVEQQSLIGQWITPTNKMKVKKENKEFQHSSQPDLYSDSDNSDIECVGEEESGLASTLKGRNSRKGSSSFSLHKSSLSASGAFRDTPKGNRLGSAPTNKFNVMARGLRESTLLHQKQSLVDCPMCSKSFPAREIEDHAASCGVTVSSDTDSGDDDILSSSTTQACTSGLVEECPVCGVQMAVATLVAHATQCASSMFD